One genomic window of Melitaea cinxia chromosome 10, ilMelCinx1.1, whole genome shotgun sequence includes the following:
- the LOC123657224 gene encoding uncharacterized protein LOC123657224: MANKLLRVGLFNAGSLGTNHDNLVATVSRHCVDVLAINETWLRVGEEGRAPSVAGYYLRHRPRAQEVRSRGGGVGYYIKRGINARTWDHPVDPLHKAVEQMWLTLTICGRKIALGTAYRPPWLDVDVFLDALTDTINAIPGHDYLVLVGDFNINMLSPEEIKTNKLSTFLTCLGLSQLVSAPTHFTETSQTLIDVICSNLPAKNIFVEHVGSLYGHCFVTCEFNIKSEKIKPYSMTYRPIKHIDTDNFNLDLEAIQWSQISTLDDVNEMVNIFNHSVLTLFDTHAPLLSTVIKTHSYPWITDTIKLMMKLRDKASAEYHKTKSDSLPYTLFSYITYFEFHKFSEATFHLKTVTVSEIINIIKSLRSKAEGCDSINLEMLLLTMPDTLETITSIVNASIVTSTYPDVWKTAVVRPLPKISNPTDLKDLRPISILPCLSKILEKSVSKQITVYLEKNHMLPEVQSGFRRGRSTVTALLDVTDNILQSQDQGMCTLLVLLDFSRAFDSLNINLLLSKLSYYGFDSNAIQWFHSYLSERYQYVKITKHDGTSLISDRMAISKGVPQGSILGPILFLLYSADMKDHIMHCRYHFYADDTQIYISCKPSDIDIAIDRLNEDLNRIVLWSKRNSLVLNPNKSKYMICGTKSQISRLKHTNKILLMGQPIERVWEARNLGLQMDCNLRFENHIIGLVRDCFYRLKILYNVRDHLGVDLRIRLTESLILSKLNYTDIVYGPRLTAKTQRLVQRIQNACARFCFDIPFREHVTPYLNVHSILKMKHRRKFHLACLLFDLLRRKEPSYLYEKLTWMSSHRTCESRQCSIQLVVQKHKTASFRGSFRYAASRCWNNIPPPIRNTQSFLKYKLKLKEYILHCQQSQENFVHDNEITAATFTNETSKTLKMRNIRIITLKKKSPNEMYVKYSMKEETSPDKVMTMSPTALYKNKLQISDVKYKDLKRLCDNGIIPKRYHHDYFNLPHGNVADSLTLTDEEDEEELIE; encoded by the exons atggCGAACAAACTTCTTAGGGTTGGGCTGTTTAATGCAGGCTCCCTTGGCACAAACCACGATAACCTTGTAGCTACAGTAAGCCGGCACTGTGTAGACGTTTTAGCGATTAATGAAACATGGCTAAGAGTAGGCGAGGAAGGACGTGCCCCAAGTGTGGCGGGATATTATCTACGCCATAGACCCAGAGCACAAGAGGTACGCTCGCGGGGTGGTGGTGTAGGTTATTATATTAAACGTGGAATTAATGCGCGTACTTGGGACCATCCTGTAGACCCACTACATAAAGCAGTAGAACAGATGTGGTTGACCTTAACAATTTGTGGGAGAAAAATAGCATTAGGTACAGCATATCGTCCCCCTTGGTTAGATGTGGATGTTTTTTTAGACGCTCTCACAGACACCATTAATGCAATCCCCGGTCATGACTATTTGGTCTTGGTTGgtgattttaacattaatatgcTTAGTCctgaagaaataaaaacaaataagctGTCAACATTTTTAACATGTCTAGGACTGAGCCAGTTGGTGTCAGCACCAACTCATTTTACTGAAACTTCACAGACTCTGATTGATGTTATTTGTTCAAATCTAccagctaaaaatatttttgtggagCATGTGGGGTCACTGTATGGTCATTGTTTTGTGACATGTgagtttaatattaaatctgagaaaataaaaccatattCTATGACTTATAGACCTATAAAACACATTGATACAGATAACTTTAACTTAGACTTAGAAGCTATACAATGGAGTCAGATTTCGACACTTGATGATGTTAACGAGATGGTTAACATATTCAATCACAGTGTCTTGACTCTATTTGATACACATGCACCATTACTCTCCACTGTTATAAAGACTCACTCCTATCCGTGGATCACAGATACCATAAAATTGATGATGAAACTGCGTGATAAAGCCTCTGCAGAAtatcataaaacaaaatctgata GCTTGCCTTACACTCTATTTTCCTATATAACTTACTTTGAATTCCATAAATTTAGCGAAGCCACATTTCATTTGAAGACGGTTACAGTAagcgaaattattaatattataaaatcattgaGATCTAAAGCAGAGGGATGTGACTCAATAAATCTGGAGATGCTTTTGCTAACGATGCCTGATACATTGGAAACCATCACTTCTATAGTGAATGCATCTATTGTAACCTCAACCTATCCAGATGTTTGGAAAACGGCAGTGGTGCGACCGCTCCCGAAAATTTCAAACCCCACAGATCTTAAGGATCTGAGGCCAATAAGTATTCTGCCATGCCTATCGAAGATACTTGAAAAGTCAGTATCGAAGCAAATAACAGTTTACTTAGAAAAAAACCATATGTTACCAGAGGTCCAGTCAGGTTTTAGAAGGGGTCGCAGTACtgtcacagcactgcttgatgtgactgataatattttacaatcacAGGATCAGGGGATGTGCACTCTCCTCGTACTGCTTGACTTCTCACGGGCTTTCGATTCCTTGAACATAAATCTCCTCCTGTCCAAATTGAGTTATTACGGTTTTGACAGTAATGCCATACAATGGTTTCACAGTTATCTCAGTGAACGCTATCAGTATGTCAAAATAACTAAGCATGATGGTACCTCGCTCATCTCAGATAGAATGGCAATATCCAAAGGCGTGCCGCAGGGCTCTATTTTGGGacccatattatttttattgtactcaGCAGACATGAAAGATCATATAATGCACTGTAGATATCATTTTTATGCTGATGACACCCAAATATATATCTCTTGCAAACCATCTGATATTGACATTGCAATTGATAGACTAAATGAAGATCTGAATCGGATTGTGCTATGGTCCAAGAGGAATAGCTTAGTTTTAAATCCAAATAAATCCAAATATATGATTTGTGGCACAAAATCTCAAATATCAAGgctaaaacatacaaataaaatattattaatgggTCAACCTATTGAAAGGGTGTGGGAAGCACGTAACCTTGGCTTACAGATGGACTGTAATCTTAGATTTGAGAATCACATCATTGGACTAGTGAGAGATTGTTTTTACcgcttaaaaattctttacaatGTGAGAGATCACCTGGGAGTAGATTTACGTATTCGCCTTACTGAGTCACTGATATTGTCCAAGTTGAATTACACAGATATTGTATATGGACCTCGTTTGACCGCCAAAACACAGAGACTTGTACAGAGAATCCAGAATGCCTGTGCTCGCTTCTGCTTCGATATACCCTTTAGAGAACACGTTACTCCTTACTTAAATgtacattcaattttaaaaatgaaacaccgTCGCAAATTTCACTTAGCTTGTCTTCTTTTCGATCTTTTAAGGCGTAAGGAGCCGTCATATTTGTATGAAAAGCTCACTTGGATGTCAAGCCATAGGACTTGTGAATCACGACAATGTTCCATACAACTTGTTGTACAAAAGCACAAGACAGCCTCTTTCAGGGGCAGCTTCCGCTATGCTGCCTCCAGGTGCTGGAACAACATACCCCCACCAATTAGGAATACACAAAGTTttctcaaatataaattaaaactgaaagaatatattttacattgccAGCAAAGCCAGGAAAATTTTGTGCACGAT AATGAAATAACTGCTGCGACATTTACAAATGAAACTTCTAAAACACTGAAAATGCGAAACATCCGAATCATTACGTTGAAGAAAAAGAGTCCAAATGAAATGTACGTTAAATACTCAATGAAAGAAGAGACGTCACCtgataaa GTAATGACTATGTCCCCAACTGcactttacaaaaacaaattgcaAATATCAGACGTAAAATATAAGGATTTAAAACGTCTATGTGATAATGGAATTATACCAAAAAGGTACCACCATGATTATTTTAACTTACCCCATGGAAATGTGGCTGACTCTCTTACGCTGACCGACGAAGAAGACGAGGAAGAGCTAAttgaataa